The genomic segment GAGAACCCGTGTCTGGTTTCACagacctcctccttctcctgctgCCAGCTTTCAGCAACAACAACTTTGAATCTGCAAGGACTCCTCAGCCAACCCAACACAAACCACAAGGTAAAGGAAACAGGTGACATCTGATCTGTCAGCTCACAAACCTACAATGAGATGATGGTTTTACTTTAAAGTTTCAAACTGGTCTGGTGAACTCAGGCCTCCTGTCTCCTGAACATGGACCTATTCTGCCTTGCATTATTTCCTAACACATATATACTGTTACATTGGTGGGtactcatattaaacatggccaaagtttcaTCTAATAAGGTCCAAACAATGTACAAGCAATCACTGTGAGTCAAGAACGCTTGCTTCACACTGtagtacacactcagttccagGCTGTTGTTTCAACTCTTGGCTCTGCATGATGTCACAGAGAGCGGGCATCTCTAATATGCTCATCTCAGACACTTCAGCCCTCGTTCACCTGCTGTGGCTGTTAAACGTAACGTtaatgaggggcagccaatcagtaGAAACTTGGCTTAAAAGGGGAAGAGCTAAAACAACTTGTTTCAGTCAGGTTATGACTGGAGGggatcaaatcaaatcaaatcaaatcacctttattgtcacatcacatgtgcaggtacactggtacagtacatgcgagtgaaattcttgtgtgcaagcttcacaagcaacagagttgtgcaaaatacaataacgtgcaacaagcaaaatataaaaatggttaatctaaaaagtaataaatatatgtaccatatataaaggtatatacattactgaatgtgtgtactaaatatgtttttctacgtgtgtgtgtgtgtgtgtgtgtgtgagtgtgtatatacatgttttacaaatgaaatagagtaaacaataaaataagatatataaaatataaaatatacagaggtaggtatgtgcaaaacagtggcattaatgtacagtatggagtgcataatgttgaagttccagtagtgagggtgaggtgtctatgatgtgttcagcagtctgatggcctggtggaaaaagctgtctctcagtctgctggtacgggaccggatgctgcagaacctccttcctgatggaagtagtctgaagagtttatggctggggtgactggagtccttgatgatcctcccgctttcctcaggcaccgcttcctgtagatgtcttggaggagggaagctcacctccaattatccgttcagcacaccgcactactctctggagagctttgcggttgtaagcggtggtgttgccataccaggtggtgatgcatccagtgaggatgctctcaatggcacagcgatagaaggtcctgaggatgcggggctcatgccgaatcttttcagtctcctgagaaagaagaggcgctgctgcgccttcttcactgtcttgtttatgtgtactgaccacgtaagatcctcagccagatgtacaccaagggaagcggaagctgctcactctctccacagcggcgccgttgatggtgatggggtgtgtactcctctgcacctccggaagtccactatcagctcctttgtctttgcgacgttgagggtgagatggttgtcttgacaccagtgggtcaggcgctgacctcctccctgtaggctgtctcatcaccgttggtgataagacccaccactgtagtgtcgtccgcaaacttcacaatgatgttggagttgttagtggccgtgcagtcgtgaggtgtagagtgagtacaggagagggctcagtacacacccctgtggagcaccagtgttcagtgtgatggggatgaggtggtgctgcccagtctgaccacttggcgtctgtcagacaggaagttaaggatccagctgcagagggagctgctcagtcctagatcctgcagtttcctgtccagcttcgagggaacgatggtgttgaatgctgagctgtaatctacaaacagcattctcacatacgtgtctctcttctccaggtgtgacagggcagcatggagtgtcagggctatggcatcatcagtggacctgttgtggcggtatgcgaactgtagagggtccagtgagtcgggtagtgcggagcagatgaagtccctgaccagcttctcgaagcatttgctcacgatggggtcagggctacaggtcgccagtcgttcaatgatgagatggtggaggatttgggtacagggacgatggtggccattttgaagcaggctgggactacagacagagagagggaaaggttgaagatatgtgtgaacactccagccagctgagccgcgtatgacttgaggacgcggccgggaatcccgtccggaccagtagctttgcgtgggttcactctcctgaagtacctccgcacatcctcctcagacacagtgtgcgcactgacgtcatccgcggtgcgcacactgtccggtctcctggtgttcgctgtgtcgaatctagcgtagaatacgtttagatcctcacacagagaggccgtggtctgcggtgtgctggttttcctctaaagtctgtgatcgtgtttagTCCCCTGCCACATAcccgagggttgtcaaactgttgctccaccctgtccctgtactcacgtttggctgctttgatcgtcttccggagttggtaatgtgcgtgtttgtagtccgatgtgttcgcggaggcaaaagcggtgctccgtgccgctagcgccgtgcgaacatctccgttaatccagggtttttgatttgggaaggatttaactgttctggatgggacgacatcttccacgcattttctgataaatccacagactgagtctgtgtattcatcgatgtctttagcagccacgtgaaacatttcccagtccgcgtgatcaaaacagtcccgcagcgtagactccgattggtccgaccaacgatgcaccgccctcagggttggagcttcctgtttcagcttctgcctgtaggcgggtagaagcaggatggagcggtgatctgattggccgaatggggcgcggggagggctttgtacgcatcccggaaagaggtgtagcagtggtcaagaagccggtctccacgagtgttgaaatggatgtgttggtggagttttggtgagactttcttcaggttacccttattaaagtccccggtcgtgataaacgccgcctctgggtgtgaggtttcctcactgctgatcgcgctgtacagttccctgagtgctcggtcagtgtcggcttgtggggaatgtaaacagccgtaataatcactgctgtaaattccctcggtagccagaatggccggcacttaaccatcaggtacccaggtccggtgagcagaaggatttgaccgggtgcacgttcgcataatcacaccagctgttgttgatcatgaaacacacaccaccgcctctgcttttcccagtaagctcctgtgacctgtccgcgcggtgcacagagaaccccggtagttgtactgcggagtccggtaccttgtccgatagccaggtttctgtgaggcagatcacgcagcagtcccgcatctctcgctggaatgagatccgtgcccgaagctcgcacagcttgttctccagagactgcacattagccagTAATAAGCTGGGTAACGGTGGTCTGTTAGTGCGCCGTCTCAGTCGAACCAGAACGCCAGATCTTCTCCCTCTGCGTCGGCGTTTGCGGCCTCCACGGGCCCAGAACAAAGGCGTCTCAGGTGAGATGAATGGGGGGTCTGCAAACGGAGGGTCCGTGTTGCAAAACTTGAACTCCGGAAAGTGATGAGAAAGTCCGTCTTTTATGTCCAGTAAGGTTTGTCGGTCGTACACAAGGAGACATGTGCTACtcgtgaaaaaataaagaaaaagtaaaattaaacacaaaaaacagctgttgcttGGGGGAGCTCGCGACGAGGCTGCCATACTCGGCGCCATCTTACATAAATGCACATAAATGCACTAAGGATGCACTAAGGCCCAGAAAAGGATgaataaagattattttgatCTGTGAGTAGAGTCCAGAAATAACAGTGTGTCTGAAAATGAGTATAATGTGTTGAGTAGCACCAATTTTCAGCTCTCAGGTGactcagaaacaaacaaataagaaGGAAGGAAATCTGTGTTCCCGAGGACAcagaggattattttgaactttcAAGAACttccaagaataaaaacacagaccTGGAACAATCACTCCACACCACTTCCTGCTGCTTTTGTTCTAGGAGTATTTTTCTTAGATAAGAACCTTTAATTTTAGACCACATCAGTGGTCCCACCTCGTTGCTTTatgattataatgtttttttctcccatATTTTAAGACTTTAATCACTGAAACTCTGAGTATGTTTTCTTGGAATATTAGCCTCCACAGCTCcaatattattttcttttacctGCAATGACCTCCAAAAAATCCCATTGTATCACGTCATTGAATCTCAGTGCTCCTGCGCTCAGGGATATTTTTGCCTTTtaccaaaaagaagaaaaaaaaactgtgactaAAACAGGCTGAagacaataataaaacataagaaactTAGCTGTGCCTCAGGTGGTAGAGTGGGTCATCTACCAATTGGAAGGTCAGTGGTTCAGTGGTTCCTCCAGCTGTGTACCAAAGTGTCCCTGGGCAAGATGCTGAACCCTAAGTTGCCCTGATGCATTAATCAGACTATTAGAAAGCACTCAGGCAGAGATAAAAGTGCTGTATGATCGGATGAATGAGTGCTCCAGTAAAAAGTGTTTTGAGTGCTCCGCTGagtagaaaggtgctatataaataccaTAAATTCCATTTAgctcacagacagacaaaagcaAGATTCTCAGAAGACAAAGTCAATAATTAAGCTGAACACTGAGgccaaacaaaacaagaaaaatgtaaggaaaaggaaaagctaAAACAACTTTTTGTGGAGAAAAACTCCAGATCAGCCACAGCAGTCGTACCATAAAATCACTGAGATTTATCAGTTTCTCCTTGTGCTGCCACATGCTGCATGAATAAGCAAGTGTACAGCTGTTGCTAATAAACAGAAAGGTGAGTGTATGCGAAAGGTTAACACCATGAAAAAGCTTTAATTTGACAGTAGACAGATGGATGACCTTCAATAAAAGGTCCACAGCTTGAGTCAAATCTTgcatgttttaaatgcaaatgatgattttttttgcttCTAAATTTCTTGCACTGGTTTCACAGATTAAGTAATCTGATTAATTTCTCAGAGAAGTAAGTCGGATCCAAGGTCTCCTTAGAGCCGTAACCACAGGCTGGTCTTTGGTGTCTGGAATGACCTGTGTAGGTTTCTCGCCTTTAACATGAACATATGACCTCTAACTCAGCAGCCCGGTTTCAACATCAGAAAGGAGAGATTGACTAAACGCTGACCCCATCTAAATACGCAGGTTTCACCTGGTCTGACCGCGATCATTTATTCTGGCATCATGGAGCTCGATCGGTTGGGCATTCAcgatgaggatgatgaagatgatgcagCCACTCAGTACATGATTGAACAGAGTCTGCTGGAGAGCAGCAAGCAGAAGGAGACGCACAGAAACGCCACAACGCGGGACGACAGGAGGTCAGTCCAGCAGATACCTGGAAAAATCAGGTGTTTGCCATGTTTTAAGGAACTTGTTATGCTCATATTCAacttcagatttttatttttggaatcCTTTATAGCAGTTTTGCATGATTCACTCTTTAAAATAATACTGAACCGTCATGCAGCCCCTCAGTTTGCTTTCTGTTTGAAAAAAGTTTGTTTAAGCAGCTTTTTTGTGATTGATATGTGACCATATTCAAGATCTGCTCTCTTTGACATCACACAGCGCCAGTAATAGAGTGTGgtggcttttttgttttgttctgttctgttttttctttccagcaGCTCAGAATCTGCAGACATCAGCAAGATCTTCACTGCTATTAGACAAGGTGAGACAAGATGAACACTTCTgattttattgttaaataataaaaataagctaaagcattgttttctttttttagcacTGGAATAACACAAAGACTTTGACACAATGCAGTCTAGCATGTGACTGCTTGAAAAACATCAGTGATCTTAGTTCTTATGCTAAGATTTTGCATCTCCTTCCCTGGCACATAAAAAACATGTGCCACATCCTCTCttcccccctcctctcctcACCTCCTACCTACAGGCCATCACCACTTGGATGACACTCAATCAGCCCAGACTCAATCGCAATAAAAGTCAAGTCATTCTTGTTAGCTCTGAGGACTCACTTTCCAACATATACCCTTTTGTTGTCTGCATGGATTGTTGTCAGGTCCTTCTTTCCCATAATGTTAAAAGTCTCTGAATCATCTTGTCTGCTGATCATTTTACACCCATCCATCCTATCCAGCTTCATGGGCTCCCCATTCCCCAACATAACAAGTATCCACCTTTCAGTGATTTGGCTCCTGCATATCTTCATCCTTAAACTCCTTTCTGTTTCCTACACTCAGCTTCAGCTCTTCTCCTGACGACTCCTTCTTGCTTCAGACCCATCGCAACCTTCTGCATGTCATCTTTAGAACTTATTACCACTTCACCTTCTTTAGCAAGACTGTTACAACcttctgtttttaatcatttctcctggattttaaatctcttttaatACTGTCCTTGTTGTTAATTTGGTGCTGCAGATGACTTTGAGTGCTTTGAAAGGCACCaaaattgttgttgttttgttcttcttcttattattatcattttttctttctatgaGGACAAATATTTGTTGAACCACTGTATGCTtcacataaaacaacaaaaagtggTTCTGATGTTTACATGCTGCAGACTGAGACTCTGTACGAATGTCCATACCTGCAGGTAATGAGAAGCTCCTGAAGGATCTGTGTGTCAGACAGAAAGAGAGCTTTTCACTGGCAGACAGCAGAGGCTGGACGCCTCTCCACGAAGCAGCATCTCAGAGCAACCAGAGCATCCTGGAGCTCATGTACAAAGGTTTGTGtcagcttcagtgtttctgtgtagatgTGTGGTAAGTGATGATGGCCTTCATTTAAACTAACCTGATGGCTGTTTTCCAGCTTCTGGCCCAGACTCAGTGAAGTGTTGTACGCTACGAGGTCAGACTCCACTCTTCCTCGCAGTAGAACATGGTTTTATAGAAAATGCCTCCTTCCTCCTCAAACATGGAGCCAGCCCAGACATTCAGGATGACAACCAGGACTCACCGCTATTTGTGGGTAAGATGCATGGCATTTCCAGACTTCAATACCAAGAGCCGACACTGATCCAGACTCTAGATCACAGCTTTTTCTGtgatgtttgttgttgtctgatGCTGCCTGTCTGTAGCTATCCGCTTAGACCGCCTGGACTTGGTGAAGCTGCTGCTCCTGCGTGGCTCCAACGTGCACCAGGAGGGTTGCCACGGTCGCCGGCCCCTCCACGAGGCCTCACGGTTCGGCAGAATGGAGATGGTAAAGGTGCTGCTGGAGGCCGGAGCAAGGCCCGACCCCCGCAGCCACTATGGCCTCACGCCGCTGGCTCTAGCAGCTCAGGATGGTCACCTAGAGGTGGTGCAGATTCTGCTGAAGAAAGGTGATAGAAGCTTCAACTAGATAATGGTCCATTACATGCTGGAAAGTCACTGTCAGAGTTAGATTCAGCTGAGAAAGAAACCAGTCTTGGgttaaagagaagaaaacacaacatgGCTTTAAGAGCATGTTGCTGGCatgttgtttttcctgcagGTGCCGACGTCTTCTCTCAGGCGCAGGATGAGGCATCCATCTTGTACGAAGCATCAGCGTCTGGTAATCCAGCCGTCATCAGCCTCCTGCTGGAATATGGTGCCGATGCCAACGTTGCCAAACACACGGGACACATGCCAATCCACCGTGTCGCTCACCGAGGACACCTGGAGTAGGTGTTTAAACTTCTTgtgaaaatatttaataaagcatGCATTTATGATTATGTAAGCAAAAATCATTTCAGGGTTTCCACTTTACAAATAAATGCTGCTGTAAAttatcatagaaaccacacctaAGATATAAATCcttaaaaatatagaaaaaatacTGGAAGCTCATTGTCTCAtaaatgaaaaaactgaaataatgtattaattcacggaaaaataaaaacaagaaacacagGAAAGTAGAACCAAACTCACATGAGACAAAtgactatcaaaataagacaggaaataacacagagacaagacTGGGGGGACAGAATGGGAAAACCTAAGGGGGTTATTAAAAAGGTATTATCAACTGAAGCAATCAGGCAACTAAAGGAACAGAAACGGGATCAACACAAACCCCAGGAATGTAAACAGAACACCATAAACAGAAGACTAAATAACACAGGATACAGAACCCAAAATACAAGAttatgaaaaatacaaaacaagacAATCCATAAACATCTCCAAAACTCATAACCATGGGTCCAAGACCCAAGGACCATGACATTTAATGTTTCATTCAGTGTGAAAATACAGAGGTTTTTctgtaatcacattattttctctttaaTGCTTTATCTACTATTATTTAATGTAgtgttgcaggttattgtttGATCGGTAAGAAGGCTCTAAAAGAATTCAGACACCTGAAATTAAATGTACTGACTCACACTTAACAACAAGATATCCAAAATGGATGATCTCCTttgtcttttttacatttttcaaagtCATCCAGTGAGCTGAGCTGGACTCACTCACACTGACCCTTGCTGATGACTGCGTTAGTCATCAGCAAGGgtcagagaacagaacaaatccAGCATCCAAGGAAGAACTGAGTGTCTTCATATCAAAttctgactttcaagctcattggAGTTGTACGAACAGTGTTTTTACCATATTTGCATGCGTGTTTAGACATGTTTCAGTAAATCGCTGCACCTGTTGTCTTTTGCACAGCTGAATGTCTCCTTAATTTGAACTTGGTGAATAAATCAACAAGCATGAAAAATGTGTatcttgtgtgtttgctgtcagAGCTCTGCAActgctgcttcctgtcaccTCTATGAGGGACATAAATGACAGCGGGATGAGTCCCCTTCACTCAGCTGCTGCGGGAGGACACACAAACTGCAtcaaggtgtgtgtgtttatgggtgTTTCCATAATCAATAAAAGTAGGTGTAAACAGCACGTGTTGGTTGCTCTACCATTTATATAGAGAGATTTCTCCTAAATGAAGGATTGTTGGTGACAATATAACATTTTTTGCACAAGAACTTGACTCAAAGCAACTTCATTTCATAGTGTGAAATTTCTGGGTCTGTTGGGGCTAAATCATCATGTTAGAATGCCTTCTTTTTATTACTCATGCAAAAGTTCCCAGTTTAGATGTTCCCTTATCTTCAAACTCCAACCAGGTATTGCTGAACGCAGGATACGACCCCAACTACATGCTCCACCCCTGGGTTCGCCGCAGCTACGATGATGAGAGGAAGTCAGCTCTCTTCTTTGCCGTCTCTAATAATGATATGCCGTCAGCAAAATTGCTGCTGGAGGCTGGAGCCATGACCAACCAGGACCCGGTCAAATGTCTGCAGGTACAAATGCGAGCACAGGTGCTGATCtcaggggtggggtggggggcatGTGCCCTCCACATGCTTTTTTCTCAAATTAAAACATCAAAGAAGCAGCAGAATACcagtgtgtgtctttgtcatgTGGTTTCTTTACATTAGAAAAGGCATTTCCATCATAAATTTATGCAGAAAATGAACAAATTTGCCAGAAATTTATGACATTGACTGTCTGAGGATTAAAATTTCCTCAGGGATGACACCCAGCTATCTCACCTTATGTTCTTCCCTAATATGCAAGCAAAACCTCAACTTCTTGATGTGGGCGTGGCTTCCTTAAAGGTTTGGTACAATGTCCTGAGCTGGGTGAATGAATCTGCATCTGTTCATCAGGAAAAAATAATACCACTGTTTATGATTCAGCGTCTGTTTTTTTAAGGTTGCACTGCGCATGGGCAACTATGAGTTGATCGACCTGCTGCTGCGGTTCGGAGCCAACGTCAACTATTACGCCAGGATAAACACGACTCACTTCCCATCAGCACTGCAGTACGCTTTCAAAGACAAGGTGAGCCGCCGTTTTTATTCAGTACATCTCTACTGCAGATTCAACAGCTTCACTCATGttattgtgtgttttcatgtcaTGTGTGTCAGGTGATTCTCAGGATGCTGTGTAACTATGGTTACAATGTGGAGCGCTGCTTTGACTGTCCCTATGGAAACAAACCCCACATCCCTGAAGACTATGAGGGATGGAGTGACAGCGTGATCAAAGACACTATGGTAATATAAAAGGTGACATGTAggctgtacataaaagatggaagtaAAACCTGCATGTTTCTCTAGGTGAcccaagatatttaaaaatctCACCACCAAAATGCTCCTATGATCAGTCGAAGTCATTACCAGTGATAAATGAGATAAAGGTTTCTGACACAACTTCACCTACTAGTTGTGAGAagtttatacacacacatcatGGGAATGAATGCCATGGTAATTTCAGGCTTttcatgatttctttgaactgttgtttttccagggtggaatgattgtacggCATAAgtctttaatgaaaaaaaaaactgaattaggtgcacaagtttgaattcattttggattttctcttatccacacagggtcaaatTACACATACAGATTTGAAGCTTAATGTTAGCCCACTTCATCCATCCCAAAACCAGTTCTGATATGTGTTTGGGATTATTGTCCTTTTGGAAGACTCAATTATGTCCAAGTTTCAACCATCTAGCTCTGTATTAGAGATAGAGTTGTGAAAGTATTTTCCCTCTTTATTATTCTATCCAACAGTCCCAGACCATAAAACTTTTCTCCACAAGGTATTTAGCTTGTCCATGTGGGTAGATGCAAATTTCAGTCAAGCTTGAAAGTGTCAATTTTGGCGCAGGGCTTCTTTCTTGGTTGACAACCTGTCAGTccataattatttaaaattcaCTTCACTGTGGACAGTCACGCTAATGTTCtagcagtttccagttcatggcagTCTTGAGCCCAGGTGGGCAGCTTGCGTAGGGGAGAGCAGTGTACCATGACTTGTGAGATGAATcatcaatttgaaaatcatGAACACATTTAATGACGACTATTTAAATTACCATCATTTTTACAATCTACAGTAGTtagttaacacaataaaacaagcctttcagcttttcatgtattttaaaacgggtttttttttataaacctGGAACGTAAATGTGCCTGTCTCTAAGCCACTTTGGTCAAGTTTTGTTAAATGAGCTCTagactataaataaaatagacgtGAAACTTATGTCTAAAAGGACATTTTATAGTATACCCCacacatgttgtttttaagtGCTGTCTGCAATATATTGCTGATGACCTAAGGCAATAGGCCAAAACGCATGTCAGTGAATAGAGTTGTTCTTTATACTACAAGCTGCTAGAACATCAGCCTCTTTATCATCAGTGAAAACCCCAACCCTAAGCAACTACTAGGTCTATATGTAGATTTTTTTCGTTTGTTGAATTGTTCTCCAAGGAAACATAAAACGATCAGGAACATGTTACTTTCCACAAAAAGCCGAtttttcctttctccagatCACAGGCTTAAGGTTAATCACCACTAATGACTCAGACTCAGAAGGTAAAccttctctgtttgttttcagtgatAAAATAAAAGCTCTTCCGTTTGTCCGTCAGCGCAGTTCTGCGAGGTGATCACAGTTTCCTGGCTGAAACATCTGTCGGGTCACGTGGTTCGTGTCCTGCTGGACTATATGGATCACGTGACCATGTGCTCCAAACTGAAGGCGGTTCTGATGGAGCAGAAGCAGTGGCCGGACATCTGCAGACTGCAAGGTGACTGAAATTAGATGTTGTCTCGTATCTCAGAGGGAAAATACTGAACTCACCGATGGCCTTCACTTCCTCCGCTGCTTTCTCAGAAAACGCCCGCTGCCTGCAGC from the Oreochromis aureus strain Israel breed Guangdong linkage group 5, ZZ_aureus, whole genome shotgun sequence genome contains:
- the LOC116334264 gene encoding dynein heavy chain 12, axonemal-like isoform X1, with amino-acid sequence MTCVSPGLTAIIYSGIMELDRLGIHDEDDEDDAATQYMIEQSLLESSKQKETHRNATTRDDRSSSESADISKIFTAIRQGNEKLLKDLCVRQKESFSLADSRGWTPLHEAASQSNQSILELMYKASGPDSVKCCTLRGQTPLFLAVEHGFIENASFLLKHGASPDIQDDNQDSPLFVAIRLDRLDLVKLLLLRGSNVHQEGCHGRRPLHEASRFGRMEMVKVLLEAGARPDPRSHYGLTPLALAAQDGHLEVVQILLKKGADVFSQAQDEASILYEASASGNPAVISLLLEYGADANVAKHTGHMPIHRVAHRGHLEALQLLLPVTSMRDINDSGMSPLHSAAAGGHTNCIKVLLNAGYDPNYMLHPWVRRSYDDERKSALFFAVSNNDMPSAKLLLEAGAMTNQDPVKCLQVALRMGNYELIDLLLRFGANVNYYARINTTHFPSALQYAFKDKVILRMLCNYGYNVERCFDCPYGNKPHIPEDYEGWSDSVIKDTMFCEVITVSWLKHLSGHVVRVLLDYMDHVTMCSKLKAVLMEQKQWPDICRLQENARCLQHLCRLRIRRSLGRLRLRSQVFMSFVPLPERLKDYILYREYDLLRGRWGGNPG
- the LOC116334264 gene encoding dynein heavy chain 12, axonemal-like isoform X2; protein product: MELDRLGIHDEDDEDDAATQYMIEQSLLESSKQKETHRNATTRDDRSSSESADISKIFTAIRQGNEKLLKDLCVRQKESFSLADSRGWTPLHEAASQSNQSILELMYKASGPDSVKCCTLRGQTPLFLAVEHGFIENASFLLKHGASPDIQDDNQDSPLFVAIRLDRLDLVKLLLLRGSNVHQEGCHGRRPLHEASRFGRMEMVKVLLEAGARPDPRSHYGLTPLALAAQDGHLEVVQILLKKGADVFSQAQDEASILYEASASGNPAVISLLLEYGADANVAKHTGHMPIHRVAHRGHLEALQLLLPVTSMRDINDSGMSPLHSAAAGGHTNCIKVLLNAGYDPNYMLHPWVRRSYDDERKSALFFAVSNNDMPSAKLLLEAGAMTNQDPVKCLQVALRMGNYELIDLLLRFGANVNYYARINTTHFPSALQYAFKDKVILRMLCNYGYNVERCFDCPYGNKPHIPEDYEGWSDSVIKDTMFCEVITVSWLKHLSGHVVRVLLDYMDHVTMCSKLKAVLMEQKQWPDICRLQENARCLQHLCRLRIRRSLGRLRLRSQVFMSFVPLPERLKDYILYREYDLLRGRWGGNPG